Genomic DNA from Setaria italica strain Yugu1 chromosome V, Setaria_italica_v2.0, whole genome shotgun sequence:
TCTGTCCCGTCAGAGTTCAATAAACAGTTGGCACCTGGAGTTACCACTATAATTAGGAGGAACGGGAAAGAACGCACCCAGACTAAACACCAAAAGCCTAACAGAGATGATTGAACATACCTTGAAAATCCATCACTTGCAGACTTTCTGAAAGCCCACCATCAGTAATAGGACAGGTCATCTGGAATAAGAAAGGCATTATACCAAAGAAGTCAATACAACATACCACTGCATCTAATAATCAAATTGACACAGTTGCTGACAATAAAAACACTATGAAGTTCACTTCATTTTAAGAAGGGGGGCATTGATAGATCCATCATAGAGCATATACCTCAATATTTTCAGGACAGAACTGCAGCATGCGTCTGCGTTTAGCCTGTAAAGTTTCCTTCCCTTCTTCAAAGTCCTTGACGATGATATCTACATTCAATCTTAACTGTTTCAGAAAATGCAACTAATATTGAAGCACATTTTCAGTGTTTGACAAAAAGGCCAGACGAAATATAATTAGGAAATACCAAGTGGAATCCATTGCTATAATTAGGTCACATCCTACATAATTGCATATAGGACAATTTTAACACGGGTTCGAAGTAAACATGTGCAAGAGGGAAATGACAACCAGCTGACTTTTTATTTTATTAGTCATTCTGCTTTGTATATGTACACTTGTGGAGTTACAAGTTACTATGGTTATTACGAGGTAGCGTCATTAACACAATTTCAGAGAGCTGAGAGAATttgatattatttttttcttgaacacaaTTAGATAACATATTAACGTGCAACTGGTTGTGTGCAGACTGGTTCAGTACAGGTCATTGGCAATTGAAAACCATTTATGCAGATAACTTGGTGAAATTGTTCAGAATATACATTTAAGGTGATAACTGTTGATTTCATAACCATGAGAACAAGACATTACCTCCTATATCACAGAACTGAAATTCAAAGTCTGTACAATGTTTAATTGGAGTTTGCTCATCAAACATGCTCCAATCATCACCCACACTGTTGCTTGCTTCAGCCCACAAACTGCTGCAGGGATCTGCCAAATCAGAAATACAAGATGCTCAGCTACTTTGGGTAGATACATATTTAGGGCAGAATGAGTGATGCAAAGTGTGGGGCAAACCAGCTAACAGATCTTTCTGCAGACAATACTCCTGACTTTGCCATCCCCAAATCTCTCTGTAAGAAGTTCCACAATGACAAGCGCAGTTAGAAGTGAGCAGTCATGCACAGACTTGAAGAAATTTTCAGATCAAGGAGTGAAAGCACAGAGTATAAAAGTCTGCCCAATCTAATGTTGTATGAAGGGTAAAAATTTTTACAGTGAATGATACTTAACACCTGAACTCAATGTTAAACTTGGGGAATATAGCTTGTAAAAATTTTCACAGTGAAATTATACTGAAAACCTGAACTCGATGTAAACTTGGGGAATATAGCTCATAAATTTTTTTACAGAGTTATATTGAACACCTGAACTCAATGCTAAACCTGGGGAATATATATAATGAACTCTGCAGCTGTGCTAACTACTGACATGAAAGGCAGAGACACGGTACAATTTCCATCTTGCGGACAAGTCAACATTGCTAGTGTTTCTTGTGGAATGCAAGAATTTTCAGAAATCTCAGACAGCAGACTTGTGCCGGGCAAAAGCTTGTGATAATAATCTAATAATGCAACGGAATATAACAAGAAAACCATAAATCCTTGGATAAGTAAGCAAATGCATAGAAAGTGCTAGCCAAAACAAGACCACACAGCACGAAATTTCTGATGAACACGACGAGCAGCAACCCGTAGCTAGGGTTTAACAGCAAAAGCCCAAAACACAAACAACTACTACTAACTGAGGCGCCGCAGACCACAAAAGGAGCCAACGCCACACCAAAAGCTTCGTACAAAAGAAAGGAAACCACGATCCTTGGCCCCCATAATTAGAAGTCTTTACCCCTTCTCCCTTACATCATCATCATACGCTACATAAAAATCACCGAAAAAAGGCGCAGTTGGTAGCAACTTGCACTAGTACTGCACCCAACATCCGTACCAAAGAGGGCGAAATTGGGGATCAACAAGGGCAGGAATCGAAGCGGAAAACAGAAATGAACCGCGGTTTCGTCCCCCAGCCCAGCCACCAAAACGCCGCCTTTTCCGCGCCATCCCGCCGTACGACCCCGAATCACGCGCGACATGATTAAGTATAAGCCCGGAGAGAGGGAGAGCAGCTCACCCCTGATCACCAATGGCGCCGTCGAAATCCATCCCCGCTCTCCGAGGGCCACGGATTGGATCCAGGATTCGGAGCAGCTAGCACTCCATCCACAGACAACGATAGCGACGAAAggttctccctccctccgcgcCAACGAGGGGGGgcaggtgaggaggaggaggaggtggaagaagaagtgggGGGTGGGCAGTGGGCAGTAGGCAAGGCAGTTTCAGCGCTCGCcgctctccctccctctgcctcctgtccctttctctctctagacAAGTCCAAAAAACCGATGCTTTTATCTCCTCTCTCActctatatataaatttgtgtgtgtctctctctctcctctccctctccaatgCGACAGCACAGTCTGCAGCGCAGCGGCACGGAGCCCGACGGAAACACAACGAAAGCAGCAAGGCACTGATTATCTTATGACTAATCCCAGCAACCGGTCCCTCCCCCGCGACGCGATGATCCTGCCGCGGACTTGATTAATTTAACCACACCTAATCGCGATTTTTAAAAGGCGGTTACCGGAGCATTTGCAGGAACGCCCCTCGCCACTCGCCAGGCCGTGAAAATTGCCGAGGAAGCTGTTGACTGGGCTTTGGAAGCTTGCACGGGAAGGAAGCCAAAGCCCAAAGCAAATCCACGGGGTTTTATTTGGTAATTCTGGGCAATTACTGCTGGTAACAAGTTTCATGTACATCCAAAGCGGAAAGGGAGAAAATGAATCGAACGCTACTCCGTTTTAGTAAATGTTTTAGTGAATGCTACAACGTGTTAAATAATGATGAAATTTATTTGTCACGGCAGAAATGGCATGAGCAACAGTAAATGTGCAAGCGTCAGAGGTAGATCGGGGCATTAACTGCGGACCCTGAGAGCTCATGTGATCCGGAGCATTGAAGACGACGCTGTTAGGTGGGCCCGCTGGATCCATCTATTCCGTGGCCCACATGTCGGGAGGAGCTCCCTCCCTATCCCGTTGTGTTGTTACAGGCACATGGAGGAGCGTTGTGGCGTGAACAAAGTTCGAAGAATGTCAGCCCTCTCATTCGTCAGGCTCTGATTAATCAAAGGTTATCCGAAATCGCTTTAAGATTGGGGgcgagataaaaaaaaagggaagcaGTAAGCAGTCTTGGCCGTGCGTGATGAGCTGGCGCGGATAGAAAGCGTACTTGCAGTAGTAAAACCGCTAGTACTTGTGCAGGTCGGTCAAAAAACTGTTAAAAAGGTGGTGCGGGCGATTGGGTTTGGATCTTGATCTCGGTTGTTATTACTGATGGGGTGACGGATCACAGATCTGTTTACCGGCGAGGTTCTTGACGGGACCATACGGCCTCGTGGATCGTGTGGCTACCTTTAATTTTCTCACGATTACACATGTCGGATCGCCGGAAGTATTCGCGAGGCGTTCGCCGGAAGTACAGAGGATCACCGTTGCCGTTTGCAAAGGAGATCGGACGCCGTGCGTAGAGATTAGAGGAGTATACGATAAATTCTAAATTCGGTGCATAAAAATTGGGAGTGTCTATAGCTCACTTAGGTGAACAGAGACTCCTTACATGAATTTCTGAGCTATTGGATTTAAAACCAGCAGCTTAGATCCCTCCTATCTCTCCATTATCTCCCCTTCCCACCCTCTTCTTCAGCCTCCTcccccctcttcttcttcctcccccacccctccgccgcccgccgcccaggcCCTCCCCTACCCCTCTGGCGGCGTGGAGCTCCGGCGAACCTTAGCCCACCCGCGCCGGTTGCCTCCTGCCcctcccgccgctgcctcctACCGTCACCGTCACcatcgccgcccccgccgccgtgcctcgcCGCCCCCGCACCCACCACCTCCACTGAACCAGCCTATTAAGGCCGGCGGTGAGCAACCCCACCCGGCAATCCCCGAACCTCTAACCCTGAACCCCTAATCTCGCTGGAATCTCAtcggagttggagaagaaagtATTTACTACGAAATCAAGGGAAATTGGGATTTCAAGTTCTTACTATGAAATCAGGGGTTGGGACGGATATCATGATTCCTGTACGATGAGTTTTACATACGGTGCATAGAGATTGGAACTTCAGTTCTTACGAAGTTCGATGAAATCAGGGGTTGGGACGGTTCCTTATCCTCGTTCTGCACTCGCAAATTCCGTGAAATTTGTATTCATCCTACCCTTGCTATTACGTTTTCCTTTCCTAATACTAATATCCCGTAATGGATCGCATCAGGTGTACCATCAGGAGTACGTATTATATCCCCAACTCTCCGCACTTACAGGAGTAGCCCAATACAGACAAAAGTCAGGTGGCAGATCTGCAGGCAAAATAACAAACAAGCCATGGTATCCTCATTGCCTGCTCACGGTAATCACAGGCTTATCAACATCGAAATCATAACGGTGACACGTGCAGCTCACGATCTCCAACACCTCAGCAACAGAAAACTAACCATGACCCTCGCCTCCGTGCACAGGGCGTACAAAGAGGCTCCGCAGAACGGATGGACGGCAAAGCAAAGCTCGCTTCGAGGAGGCAAAACAAATCACCGGCGATCATTGGGAGTACACACAGGGCAAGATATATTAGGGGATAGATAAACGAGTCACAACACGCCAGAGTATCGAATTTCTTACTAAACAAGACTACTGATGTCCTTCAGCAATGGCACACGGAGAGCCAGAGCCTCACAAGTTGCCTCTCGAGACTTCTTTAGTTTCACTACGGAGGAAGGTAGAGCGCACGGCAGCGCTGCAAAAGGAGGCCGCAACAGGGGGCTTCTAAGCGCTAGGCACGTAGCCTCCGGTCTGGTGAAGCATGGCGTCGatctcgtcgccgtcctccatctccagctgaacaGTAGAGAAACAAAACATCAGTTACGCATTCATCTCTGTGTTAAGGGAGTTACTGCGAGCGAGTTTGCAGGCACACGCACCTCATCAGGGGTCTGCTCACCGCGAAGCCTGCGGCCATCAAAAAGGAATGCAATGGCATTGTGCAGGGTGGATCgtaagaagaagaggaagcttCTTCAGCTGGGTGGACCTCTTGATGCGGAAGAACACCTCGTTGCCATCCTATAATACAAGAGTAAGAGACATAAAAAACTTGGCAATGAGAAATCAGAACATTGAAACCTAAAACAATCCAATCTGTAATGTAAAAATGCTGCAACATCCAACCTAATCTTGATCAGTAAAGGGAGAATGCAATCTTAATCTCCCAAATCAATTGATCGTACTAAAAAACTTAGTTAAATGCAAGTTTCAACTTTTTCATAAGACACATGCTTGGATTTCTGGATAATGCTTGAAGGATGTCTCAAGTTAAAAAAGAATAGCCAAGCAGAATActtatattataaaaaaaagagcTCCACGACACTAAGTATAAACAAAGTTTTAATTGCACATGCTGAATGCCATCCAGCAAAACAACACAAACCCCAGACCGACTGAAACAGGTCAGTGTTGGATAAATGTTTCAATTGCATAGTAAATTAATATAGTCCAGGTAAACTAACCAATTAGCAAGCATGCAAGCTGATGTTCATCAGGTAAACCACTTATGAACAGGCAACTTCAACAATTCTTGAATGGATTGCAACAAGGGTTTCAGTAACCCAAGACTGACAAAGCTACTAACACTTCAAGCAACCTGAGCCAAGCGTGGCATAAAAAAACTAATATACAGGTGCAGATAATAATAACTAGTAGCCCACATCCCATACAACAGTATAAACAAGTATGATCctaaaaacacaaaaaaaatatcCAGTGCTAAATTTTCCCAATCATGTTTCAACTGTTACAAATATCTACATAAACATAACAGAAGAGGATTCTGATAGAGTTCGGATTACATATTGACTAATCAGTTGAGTTATGCATATCAAATCGAATTAAACCACCTACACAAATGAGTACTTCAAGAATTaacaactgcacagaggatccGATCAACAGAGTTAATAACGCTGTGAAGTGAAGACCGGGGTAAGGTAAATTACACGTGAGACCAAGGCACCTAACTTTATAGAGTTCTAATTGCTGCTGTTAACAAACATCTATCAAAATTTAAAGATGAGCAGTGTGGCATTGTCCCTAGTACAGATAGACTAATCAACAATTGATGCCCTGTTCATACAGTTATTAATGCCAATAGTAGCAATCCAGTTAAAAATGGGGTCAACACAAGTCAATCTAAAACACAGAAGTGATTGATCGCGACTTGGGAAACTACATGCAAGGCGCAATCGCCGAGAATCTAATAGCACGGAGACTTGACACCCCTATCAGTCCCCAAATTCACGGAAACCCTAGTGATCTAAGCAACCACTACATCGCGATGATCGCCGCAAGGGCGAGACAGAGCCACCAAAATCGACTTAACCCTAAACAATCCTAAGCAACCGCTGCATCGCGACGATCGCCACAAGGGCGAAACAGAGGCTATTCTTTCGAAGCCGAAGGAGATTAGGGGGAACCGTCGCCGCGCATACCTGTCCCTTAACCTTGAGGTTGATGTgggcgccgccctccgccggctTCTTGTCCTCCTCTCCGTTTCCCGACATCGTCGTCGAAGGGCTCCGAGCGCAGCGGCCGTCAGATTTCGCGGCGGATTCCGGCGATCGATTGGTGGCGGCCGGAGCGGGTTGCGGGTGGGGCTCTGTGATGCGCCGGCGGACGCGGCTTCTTATAAGACGGCTGCCCACAACCGGATTTGATACGAGGTTCACGTCCGGATCCACCCTGCGCGGCCTCGTGTGGCCCGCGTGTACCTGGCCGCGTCCGCGCGCGAGGCTGTTCGGGATCCGGATCGGgtgcggccgccgcgcgcccgccggtTCGTGGGCCGGTGCGGTGCGTGGGTTGCACGCGGACGCGAACCGGGTCAATGGTCCGTGTGGGGCCCGCCTCGCGCCTGTACAGGTGTGCGGCGTGGGCGGGGAGTTATCCGGTTGGGTCTCGTCGCTTCGTCCtgcggggcgcgcgcgcgcgcaggggGGCGAAGCGTTCGGTGCGGCGAGACGTTTGCATCTCTTGGTCGTGCGATCGAACGGATGCGTGGGGCGGAGTGGATACGAATACGATACGACGCGGTTGCTCGTTAGAGGAGGAGGTTTAGAACGTCAAAGCGTATGTGCGTACATGATTGTACCTGTGGCCACATGTTTAGAAGAACACAAATTAAAATTGTTCACTTCAAAGGCACCACGGCATACAATTATTATCGCCTCCACAGCGGCCGCGCCTTCTTAATAGCCGAATTGGCTAGCTAATTGTTTTTTTAAACTAGCTAATTGCTTTTATTGACAAGAGTCACCGGACAAGAATCTCTTCTTTTTTACTCtagcaaagaaagaaaaaagaacgaTATACCTAACACCTCTCTATTTGTGTATCATGTAATATGGTCACCGCGCTGTAAAAAcgataaaatgttgaatataaAAACCATAAAAATATAATAagatttattaaaaaataaaatagagaTGGTGAATTACATGGAGAGTGACAATTCTGCATTGACATATAACGGTAAGAagttctttatttttcttcatcTCGTCCCACTATCTTTTCTCCATAGAGGCATCCAGCAGGCAACAGCTAAAGGGCGTTTACACTCTACCAAGTTAGTTCATATGGTGATAAGCTGTAGAAAAATAAGATAGCTGGTGGCAGATGCCTACTTGCAAATGCTAGGTAAAAGGGAGGAGAAATTGCAAGTGTTGTGGATAGGGAATGGGGAGGGGGGCTCAAGCCCCCATGGCCTACTGAAACTTGTGAGattaactcttttttttttaaagttgGTGAGTGACTAGGATGAAATAGTAATGTCATGAGTAAAAATATGTTGCTTGTTTCATCCTCGTCGACGTTGCAACTTTAAGAAAACATCAGTTTACAGTAAATCAAATACATCAATACATCAGGTAAAATTTAGCTTGCTATGTTTAAAGTTAACAAAGTAGTAAATTGTACACCTAGTGGACATAGTAGAATATCAGGGGCCATTCTCATGTTAAAAAAAAACGAAGCTTCTTCCCGTTCTTCTTCATCCCGCTCTCTTTTTTCACGGAGCTCCAAGCATGAAGACTCTCGCAATACTCTTCTTTATCCGTAGAAATAGGTATGGTCATGATctatataaaaaaagataaatggTGAATGTCCAGTTGCACGTGGCAATTCATGTTGGCAAACCATGGTAAATGTGTGAAACTGCTATAAAGCTTAGCTTAGGACCATACATCTGAACTCGTTGCCAGCATTAATGCGGACGATTCTTATGCTAAGTCGCTAAGATATTACCATATCAGATATAACTTTGTCATCACCCAACACAATGTGCATAACTTTTAAACTCCAATTTCTTAAATGCTACTGGGATCAGCCATGTAACCACGGCAACGACACCGTGCGATGCGCTTGCTGTactctttgtttctttttaaaaaaacaaattacTCCCTTGAAAATCCAGATAACCCTCTAACTatattttggttcaatttacacCTAAACCATGCTACTTGGTTCAACTTACCCTGTAATACAATTTATCATTTTTGTCTTTCCAAGTTGAATTTGTCATTTTTgtctttcataaaaaaattcatgatatattttttaacaCGCCTTCCGTGTTTACTAttatcttgcaaaatttgaacgGAAGACTCCACTTCCGTGTTTACTAttatcttgcaaaatttgaacgGAAGACTCCACTTCTgcatggagaaaaaaagaaaaaatatatttaggGGCAAATTGAACCAAATAATATAGTTTAGGGTAAACTGAATAAAAAATACTGTAGGGCTATTCAAACTTTGATAATACTTagtaatttgaatttttctctcTCGCGTGAGTTGGAACTTGGTTAGCGTTCTCGACGAACATGTTGGTTAGCGTTCTCCAAGGCCCACAGATTGTGTGTTAAGAGAAAAAGCCCATATGCAGGTAGGATTTGCGGCGGGCCGGGCTTACTGGCTGCCGCCGCCAACAAACGCAACTACGCAAGGCCGGACCCAGCAGGATTTAGCGACGGACACGGAGTCCGAGTCCGACCGCGCGGCGACTCTTCTAGATTTCCACCGTCCCACCAAAGGAAAGAGCACGCATCAGCAAGCAGAGCAGAGGCAGCGACCAGAGTCCAGACCGTTCTCCGCGCCTCTCCCCGCCACGCCCACGCGCGCCGCACCCTTCCGAAGCATCGTGCTCCTCCGCGATGGGCTCGCCGCCTCTCACCGTGCACCTCCGCCGCTCGTCGTTTTCGTCGCCGCCGGGTGATACCGTGGCGATCGCGGTGGATGGCAGCTCCGGGGTGGACCTGGCCCGTGTCGGCCTCGCGCTGGGGCTGGACCCCGCCTCCGTCCGCCCCAACGGCTACTTCCTCAGCCGCGGCCCTGGCCACGTCTGCTCCGCCGTCACGTGGCGCGCGCTCCTCGACTTCTTCGCCGCGCGTGGGCTGCccaccggcgccgacgccgccgcgcccgtcgccgtggacgGCAAGCCTGCCGCCCCTCCTGCCTCGACCTCAGGTGCGTTCAGCCGTTCAGGCCGCCCCCTCCTTGACGAACAGTCAATCCTTGATTGATTATTGATACGATTGCTTGGTCGAGAAATATGGAGCTATGGATGTTACAATGTGCGGTCGGGGTTCTAGAATCAAAAGGGATGATCGATGCCCGTGAACTTTTGTCTTGTATAGTATTCAGGATCGTTCAGATTCTATGCCTGGTTGATTCTTATGTGATCTTGTCAGCTTCATCCATCAATAACACCAACCGGGTTAAAGAAATTTCTGCTACTTAGATTTCAAACGGATTGGGGATTGAATACCACCCAAGTTCCTGAAGTTACTGGACTGCTCTGATGCTGCTAGCCTGCAATGGTTGAGATTGAGATTCTAGGTTTTATTCATAAGCCTATCAGTCCTGTCGATTTTCTTTGTTAAAGTCGATTCTGAATTGACAAGTAACATACACCTTGTTTTGGACAATCTTAGGCCAGACTAGAAAATACAAAATAGCTGACACTCGTCTTGTTTCAGTTTTCAGTATTGTTGATTACACGTAGTTTCAGTTTCTTTTTGGCCTCATGTAATGGGGATGCAGCAATTCTTCGTTAGTTTTTATCAAGTGTCACTTGTTGATCTGCAAATTGTTTTGTCATACATATTGCATATTTGCACGAGCATTTGAATATTATGGCGTATAATGCACTAGGGTGGAGATCATGTCAGACATTCACACAGTCGTTTAGTCTGAATCCGTGACACTGTATTATCCAGATCCTACAACACTCGTGTGCTCAAAGCGAAAATCTGGACTGGAAGTAGAAAGGCGTCCCAAGAAGAGCAAGCCTCAAGAGAACAGACCGGCTCTTTCAAAACGAAGGGATGATGTCCTTAGCGAAGAAATCGTCCTTAGTTTGAAGAGAAGACTCAGATTGGACGACACAATTCCAGCGAAGAAGATTAAGCAAGTAGAGTACGGCTCAGGTGAGTGACAATTGCCAAATTCTCAAGTGTTGACTAACTAGTGATTCATATTTATATTCCTATACAAGCCAGAACATATTCTAAACCCTTTTCTGTTTGCTCCTGCATTATTCGGTGATGAATCGACGGAGCAGACACACAGCAGCCGGTTAAATTCTCTTGCAGCTTTGTAAATGCAAATGGAAAGCGGCCACGGGATGAGATGATCACCTCACTTTCATGTAAAAGAGTTCGGTGATGATGGTGACAAAGGAGGCGCACAAGTCTTTGAAAACAGAAGTCACGCATCGGTTCACTCGAGACATCCTCTGGAGCTG
This window encodes:
- the LOC101758815 gene encoding LOW QUALITY PROTEIN: small ubiquitin-related modifier 1-like (The sequence of the model RefSeq protein was modified relative to this genomic sequence to represent the inferred CDS: inserted 2 bases in 1 codon), producing MSGNGEEDKKPAEGGAHINLKVKGQDGNEVFFRIKRSTQLKKLPLLLXRSTLHNAIAFLFDGRRLRGEQTPDELEMEDGDEIDAMLHQTGGYVPSA
- the LOC101759224 gene encoding uncharacterized protein LOC101759224, with the protein product MGSPPLTVHLRRSSFSSPPGDTVAIAVDGSSGVDLARVGLALGLDPASVRPNGYFLSRGPGHVCSAVTWRALLDFFAARGLPTGADAAAPVAVDGKPAAPPASTSDPTTLVCSKRKSGLEVERRPKKSKPQENRPALSKRRDDVLSEEIVLSLKRRLRLDDTIPAKKIKQVEYGSDTQQPVKFSCSFVNANGKRPRDEMITSLSCKRVR